The sequence below is a genomic window from Acetomicrobium sp. S15 = DSM 107314.
TTAAAAGGCAAAACCCGTGTATCGATGAGACCCTGGAACTTTGCCCTCTACAGAATCTCTTGACAAACAACAAGGAAGAGGGCAGGCGAATTCTGAATGAGCTGGACGTGCTACCTTAGGTGTTATGTCATCGCTCGATTATGTGGCCTTCGTGGCTCAAAACACATATCGCGCGCTCAAGATCTTTTTCTTTGACTAACAGGTAATCGGTATCGTAAGTAGAAACTGCAAAAATGCTCACCCCGGCCTTGGCTAAGGGCATGCTGAGCGAAGCGAGGACTCCGACACAAGAAAAATCCAAAGGCCCGTTAACCTTTAGGCATCGCCAACCTTTTTCGCACTTCGCATTTTTGGGAACGTCAAATTGTCGGCATACTATTGATAGCTCTTCAGGCGTTTTCGTAATCGAGACAAACTCGCCCGCCCACGCCCAGTCTGGGATCTCCGCGTCTTTGTCGAGGCGACAGACCATAAACACCTCTGGCAGGACCGAAATCTTAAGTTTCGCCTCGCGCACGCACTTCACCCGCCTTATCTTTAAGCAAACTCATCGCTTAGACTTTTTAAAGTGTCTTTTAAACTCTTTGCACGTTGCTGTTTTTATAGGCGCACATAAATGGGGGCTTTTAAACCCCCGTTTAGATGGATCAACGCGGTATATTCGTAAATTGCGCTAAATCTTGCGGCGCAAGCGCAAGCATATAACCTCACTTTGCGGTGCAACCCTTAAATGGGCACCTTTTGCGGAAATCCTCAGCAATTTCCTCGAACTTCGCCCACCGCACGCCTGGGTGACGGCTGATGTAATCGATCACGCGCTCAAGCATGAGCAACACTTGCGGCCTTCCGCTGACGTCTGGGTGGATGGTGATGGGAAATACAGCATAATCGTATTCACGGTAGACCCAATCGAACTGGTCGAGCCAGAGTTGTTCGATGTCTCGCGGGTTTACAAATCCGTGGCTGTTCGGTGAAGACTTTATAAACATCATGGGTGGCAGATCGTCGAGGTACCAGCTGGCGGAAAATTCGACAAGGTCAACCTCGTGCCCGTGTTCTAAAGGCTTCATCCACGTTTCCGCCGGCTTGGAGTAGTCGATCTTGGCCCAACGATAGCCCACCCTTGCGTAATAAGGTTGAAAATCGTGATATCCTTGGCTATGGTCGTAGCGGAAGCCATACTTTAAGAGCAACTCCGCTGTAACTGCCGACATTTCCCACCAAGGTGCAGTATAGCCTCTCGGTCGCTTGCCGGTGAGTTTTTCGATCAGCTCTATTGATTTGACCAATATTGCCTCTTCTTGCTCGGGTGTCATTTGTACAGGATTTTCATGCGAGTAGCCATGTGCGCCGACCTCATGTCCAGCGTCAACGATCATTTTCATTTGATCTGGAAAGGATTCGATAGAATGGCCGGGTATGAACCATGTTGCTTTAAGCCCGTAACGGTCAAAAAGTTTGAGAAGGCGTGGAACGCCAACTTCAGCGGCGAAGACTCCACGGGAAATGTCAAAGGGCGAATCTTCCCCGCCGTAGGAGCCTAACCATCCTGCCACTGCGTCCACATCTACGCCAAAGCCTACAAAAATCTCCTTGGACATTATCCTTCCCCCCCTTATTTATAGGATTTAACATTATTTTACTACAGGTTCTGCTTGTTCTTGCTGCCATACGAGCATGGTAGGCACTATAGCGAGAAAATATACTGTGCGAATATGCCGCGATGTTATATCATATTTTGACCTATTTAGAGATTATTTGCATCGAAGGTGTGTATATATTCTTGCACGCCTCCTCTTCCCACGCCAGCCCGCAACAAGAGCTCAAGCAACATGCGAAGTTTCACTCCGTCAAGCCAACTGCCATCTATCACCCCACGGGCAA
It includes:
- a CDS encoding ACT domain-containing protein gives rise to the protein MREAKLKISVLPEVFMVCRLDKDAEIPDWAWAGEFVSITKTPEELSIVCRQFDVPKNAKCEKGWRCLKVNGPLDFSCVGVLASLSMPLAKAGVSIFAVSTYDTDYLLVKEKDLERAICVLSHEGHIIER
- a CDS encoding polysaccharide deacetylase family protein; translated protein: MSKEIFVGFGVDVDAVAGWLGSYGGEDSPFDISRGVFAAEVGVPRLLKLFDRYGLKATWFIPGHSIESFPDQMKMIVDAGHEVGAHGYSHENPVQMTPEQEEAILVKSIELIEKLTGKRPRGYTAPWWEMSAVTAELLLKYGFRYDHSQGYHDFQPYYARVGYRWAKIDYSKPAETWMKPLEHGHEVDLVEFSASWYLDDLPPMMFIKSSPNSHGFVNPRDIEQLWLDQFDWVYREYDYAVFPITIHPDVSGRPQVLLMLERVIDYISRHPGVRWAKFEEIAEDFRKRCPFKGCTAK